Within Microbacterium oryzae, the genomic segment TCGGCGAGCCGCTCCGCGACCGCGCGCACGGTGCCGTCACCCCCTGCGGTGACGATCACGTCGGCGCCCCACTCGAGGGCCAGCTCGGCGACGATCTGCCCGGGGTCCTCGGGCGTGGTCTCCCACCACGAGATGTCGGGAAGCTCGTCGGTCAGCGCCGCATGGAGGGCGGTGTCGAGCCCGCGCTCGAGCACCTCGCGCTCGGTCTTGGCGGGATTCCAGATGATGGCCATCCGCTCGTGTGCCATGCGCTCCCTCTGTTCGGCGGCGCGGCTCCGTCAGTCCCCCGGGACGACGAGATGGGCCTTCTTCGCCTGCTTGCGATTGCGTTCCTTCGCGAAGATCTCCTTCGCGTCGGCTGGGTCCAGTCTGCCCTCCGCGAGCATCCGGATCGGACAGCGCTTGCAGCGTGGCTTCGACTTGCAGCAGGTCTTCTTCGGCTTGTCCCGCTTGCCCTTCTTCTTCTTCCCGGAGCCCACCCCGTCATGGTAGGCGCTGCCGCCTCCCCCGTCAGAACGAGATCGGAAGCGACGGGGTGAGCCGCCGCAGCCGCGTGTGCGTCGGCAGCAGCGCGTCGTACAGCTCGTCGAACACCGGCAGCAGCGCGCGATACACGGCCGAATCGCCCGGATGGGGGCGGATCGTCTCGTGCACGGGCAGGCGCTGCGCGGCGACGTCGATCGACTCGATGAGCCCGAGCGCCTGCATGCCGAGGAGCGCTGCGCCGTAGCTCGACCCCTCCTGGCCCTCCAGCAACCCGACCGGCGCGCCGAACGCGTCGGCGAGCGTCTGCTGCCACAGCGGGTGCTGCATGACGCCGCCGGTGGCGCGGATCTCCTGCACCTCGAGATCGGCGGCCCGCATCGACTGCAGCACGAGCGCCAGCTGCATCGCGACGCCCTCGACCGCCGCGCGGACGAGGTGCTCGGTGCGGTGCGCGCGCGTGAGCCCGATGTAGGAGCCCCGCGCGATGCTGCTCCAGTGCGGCGCGCGCTCGCTCAGCAGGTACGGCAGCATGAGCAGCCCGCCCGACCCCGCCGGCACGGTGGCGGCGGCGTCGAGGAGCTCCGCGGTGGTGAGCTCGTGCCCGCCCGCGATCTCCGAGCGCACCCAGTCGAGGGTGACGCCGCCGTTGTTGATGGCGCCGCCGATGACCCAGCGGTCCTCCGTGAGCGCGTAGCAGAACACGCCGCCGCGCGGGTCGACCGCGGGCCGGTCGACGGCGACGCGCAGGGCGCCGCTCGTGCCGATCGAGCAGGCCGCGACGCCGGGCCGGACGGCGCCGACACCGAGGTTCGCGAGCGGGCCATCCCCCGCGCCCACGACGACCGGAGTGGCGGCGGGCAGCCCCGTGGCCGCGGCGCCCTCCTCGGTCATCGTCTCGAGGATGGTCGTGGTCGGGACGAGCTCCGGCAGCTGCTCCGCGCGGATGCCGGCGAGCGACAGGGCCTCCTCGTCCCACGCCAGTCGATGGATGTCCATGAGACCCGAGCAGGACGCCAGCGAGTGGTCGATGACGAGGGCGCCGCACATCCGCAGCAGCACCCAGTCCTTGATTCCGGCCCAGATCGCGGCCTCCTGGCGGATCCGCGGCTCCTGCTCGCGGAACCAGATGAGCTTCGTCAGCGGCGACATGGGGTGGATGGGGGTGCCC encodes:
- a CDS encoding gluconokinase, which translates into the protein MTAAETGAGTVAGTARDIVIGVDMGTTATKAVAWTVDGDLVSSASRGYPLEEPHPGHAVQDPDLILEAVYQAIREVVEQIGAERVAGLSFSSAMHSLMALDAGLRPLTPVVTWADTRAAVQAERLRASAAGLALHRRTGTPIHPMSPLTKLIWFREQEPRIRQEAAIWAGIKDWVLLRMCGALVIDHSLASCSGLMDIHRLAWDEEALSLAGIRAEQLPELVPTTTILETMTEEGAAATGLPAATPVVVGAGDGPLANLGVGAVRPGVAACSIGTSGALRVAVDRPAVDPRGGVFCYALTEDRWVIGGAINNGGVTLDWVRSEIAGGHELTTAELLDAAATVPAGSGGLLMLPYLLSERAPHWSSIARGSYIGLTRAHRTEHLVRAAVEGVAMQLALVLQSMRAADLEVQEIRATGGVMQHPLWQQTLADAFGAPVGLLEGQEGSSYGAALLGMQALGLIESIDVAAQRLPVHETIRPHPGDSAVYRALLPVFDELYDALLPTHTRLRRLTPSLPISF